From Arachis hypogaea cultivar Tifrunner chromosome 3, arahy.Tifrunner.gnm2.J5K5, whole genome shotgun sequence:
tttaatttatggtAGAGACTTATctgtaattaattttatataaagttaGAAGTTAATTAAAAATCGTTAAATGataattttacaaatttaattaaattaccgTCTAACAACTCTTATTAACTAAACTGTTATTTAAAAATCACCAAATCTGTGGTGTAAACTACTTTAAACTCTAAATGACTATTGATGCAACGATGAGGTAGCGTAACAAAAAGGCTGCCATGAGTGAGTGTGAGAAGGCAGAGAAGCTTTCAAGGAATATTTATATCTATATCAGGTTATTATCTTCTTAagttgtttaattaaaaaaaaagactttTCGTATTCACGAGAGGAAATATTCAATTGAAAATTTCATcccaaatatatataaatttatactaaaattaattattaatataaaatgtatactaaaatataaaaataaattaaataatatatatttatatataaatatataataactgattttagtatataataatatcttttataAATAACACAAGATAAAGGTTAGGGTTTAACttaatattctttcttttatttagacAATAATAATTAGATACAATATTCTCACTAATTGAAGAAGTTAACGTACTAACTTTATATGAGttgttattagtataaaaaaatatatgaatatattTTTCTTAACAATCGTTTTTTTGGCTGAATTTCTTATATTTTGTAAAACAAAATTTCATTTCTTTATAATTTGACGACTTTAATGATTTATCTTGTAATTCTCTTCTCATTAAATGGAATTTGTTTTTAAAGTAAACGTATCCTGATATATAACaactttaaatttatatttacctATCGTTTCAGTTGATACCTCATAtctagttaataaaaaagaataataatatcacttctgtttttttaaaatgtcaccctatatgtaattttttttttgtgtatcaTAAAGAAAATGAGTGATATTATAAAAATAGAAGCAACCATATTTATTCTCGTTaataaagttaaataaataaaaaaataaacattatatatataatcatgttaaatgtacataaaaaataaattatttgtacaaaatatatgttaaaatataaaatatgaattaaaataaattaaacaatacatatatttatatacaaatatacgatagttaatttttaatgtacatataatatttttattatttataacataAATAACAACgattagaaataaattaatttgaaattatttatttaaaaagaaaccAACTACTTAAATATAGAAAGGGTATGAATGACATTTTGGGATATAAATGTTTTAAAGTGACTGATTTAGTCTTTTGATCTTTATTTATCATTAGTCTATTAGTATCTAAATTTATAAACCCATAGGTAAACCTTCCTATTGTGTGTGTAGATTTAACTTTAGAATAAAAAGTGTTATGTTacgtacattaaaattagtcattaaagtcagctactaatataaaatatatgttaaaatataaatatatattaaaaataaattaaactacacatatatttatataacaaatatattaataattaattttagtggctaattttagtatataaataacgTTTCTCGAATAAAGATTAGAAGGTCTTCCATTATAAAGTTAAAAACTGGTTTatcttataatttataaatttaaagactaataagttaataaaaatacattgaaaatcaattaaatttgtactaaaaagttatacgcttcaataaaattttaatctttataatatattttattttgattcttacattttgtttagttttaatccaataaaatataataaaataaaagagtttctttcactttttaataaaaagaacTAATAATAAAACGGAATAGAAaacttttgattttttaattttaaaattaaaaaaaaaaaacatgtattttataataacaagaaattctttaaactatatttttagaattatattacgtgtacactaaaatcagacattaaaattagttattagtataaaatatatgttaaaatataaatatatattaaaaataaattaaattatacatatatatttatacaaaaatatattagtagtcaattttagtgactaattttaatatataaataatatctttaaaacttttatatacatagaaaaaggaaaaaagaaagctgGCATGGGAAGAAGGTAAGGCGTACGAGGGTATTGATATGTGTACGAGGGTTACACTTTCCCAGTCGTTCCCATCGATGCAATATAATGGATGCCTGTACGGAACTCCAGGCACAAGCGATAATAAAATTACCATAATATAGCCTcgtcaataaaataaatatttatttttatttgaaattattagttaactttttttaaataatttaatatatttaattaaattattatttaattattaattttatataaaaaataattatgtatgaatatttatttattaacaaataataaataaataataaaaatttacatgTAATTATGTCATTgtttttgtataaaattgatagtaaaaaattattaaataatttaatagatttaattaaatttattaattttatatgaagaTAACCTTTTTTTTTGTACTAGGGTATCCATCAGATTGGAAGCTTAATGACTAAATTCTCGAGAACTACAAAGACAGATAAAATAGACGTCTCTCTCAAATAAATAAGCTCCATTCTCATTTTTCAGTGAATATCAAATCCGAAAAAGATGATTAAGAGACACAGACCTTCATCCATTTGTGATAATTTACATTGGTCacataaagataaataaattggaacattaaacttttacttttttttttgctaaataAAAACCAGGAGTGCAGGAGAGAGTTCaagatagaaaaacaaaaaagataaagaaaaatttAATGGCAATAGTAGCAGTATTCGTACAGCAAGTATCGAGTGGTGGCCAATGAAAATAAAGCTCAGAACCCCACACCCACACCCACATCCCACATCCCACTCCACCATTTATATTTCTGAGGAATTCGGAATACATATTCGGCACTCAAATTGTTTTGGAATCGGGACTCTCAAATCTCATACCCTCACCTCACTTTCTTCATTCATTCCTGCCACCGCATCAACCTCCCTTGTAAGCTCCACTCttctcaccattcaaattccgTGCTTTCATTTAATTAATATCCacctgttttttcttttttttttgtcaaccaAATATATCCTTGTGATTGAAGCAGATAGACCTGTTCTTAGTTTTTCCTATCTTGAATCTGTAATTCATTTCTCTCTCTACTTTAATTTAGTGTAATATATATTTTCACATGTATTATCAACATGGAGAACGCTAAAAGTTAGATTTATATTATGAGTTGCTTCACTGAATGAAGGGTAAGGTATTTAATCGATTGATCAGATTTAATTAGTTTATGTTTTTCATTGCTTTTCGCAAGAAACTGATGATGAAGAACTACTATTACTGGTATTACTATTTAATTTGTAGTTGATTCTCCTATTATGTCTAATCTCTTTGTCCCCTTTAAAGTACCCCTTGATCTTAGATGTAGTTAATAATAATGGGGGTTTGGACTTTGGGATAGGGAAATTAAAGAATGACAAGGAAGAAGATAGAGATAAAGAAGATCGACAACATAAGTTCAAGGCAAGTTACCTTCTCAAAGAGGAGGAAAGGGCTCTTCAAGAAGGCTCAGGAGCTTAACACTCTCTGTGATGCTGAAATTGCTCTCATTGTCTTCTCCACAACCAGCAAGCTTTTTCAATATGCTACTTCAAGGTATATTCtatatactatatactatataCAACTGCATTCTCACTATCCAGTACTCTTATTTATCTTACACCAATGGGAAGACATATTATTATATGAAGAACATTTTTTGTTgactatatataattttatatgagaaagaaaatcaagtgtgcttctttttgttttttttttgaaataataagaGTGAAAAATGACATTATTAGTTATATATTGTCTAAAAAGAATTGGTCACCTAAACTTTTTTCATTAGGAAATATAAATTAATGAATCATTTTAGTACTATTTTTGAGAATAAAAAGTACAACAAAAGTTGTTCATTATTTACTATTTTCTAAAAAAGAAAGTAttgatttgtttgttttttttttttattctctctcatctttttttatcttttttcttttttaattttactttagaaTTGGATGGCTCTTACTCAAAAACTACATTATAAACAAGGTGATAAAGTGTTTTTGTAGTTGTTTAAGCCTTATTATTTTCCTAATTTTAAGTGATGTGAGGATTTCTTACACTCTTGTGCTAATTTCATGCTCAAACTGAACGGGACTTATTGGACATACATGAAGAGGGTAAAATAACAAGAAGAAGAGGATTGAATTTGATACCAACTTAAATTGATGTAACCTACGAACAAAGATGTACACGGCATTATTTGATTTCTCAAAGATACAAAGAATCAAAGAATTAACAATTTCAATTCATGAAAAATAATACATCCAGATAaatatcatatgcattttttaaaaACCGAAATATAATGAACTAATGTACCTTTTAGGGATAGAATGATCTAAAAGAATAtttcaaaaaactaaattaatatcTTGTGTATATGTCTTTAACGAATTATATTAATATCATACCTTTCCGtaactttttattttagaaaatccaAATCATCGTATCTAATTATTAATCTCGTTGTTCATCTAATTTTAGGTATGTAATGTTTGTGAAGTCTTAATTTTGTGAGCATTGTTAACAATGTAGAACATGCGTGCATGAATTTTCTGGATGTAGTTGTATGTAATATGTTGGATTTGTTGTTTTCAGTATGCAACAATTAATAGAAAGACGTAATCAGCACTCACCAATTCAAAAATCGGATCCTCCATCCGCTGTGCTGCAGGTATCAATTGTATTGCACCAAGTTCTTGTACTAGGTAGCTACTTGCCACAATTATGAATTTATAATATCGTCAAAAAGGCAACTACAAATTATCTTTCTGTAGATAAAGAATATCCAAAACTGAGTTTGGTAGGTATTTTGAGACACAAAATATAGAGATGTGAAATATTTGCGCTTTGTCTTTAGTTTTACTCCTATCTCATTGATCTTAGATTTTGGGTAGATAGAATACTGTATAGATTATGTAATAAGAGTCGTATAATTGCAGAGATTGTTTGTAAGAATGGTATAATTGTTCATCATCATGGCCGTACTATTTTGTGTTTTCTGTTTAATTCTTGCACAAATGCAACTCCAGAGCTGTTTGTCTTCGTGTCTTTGAATTGAACCACTCTCTTTGTGGGCCTAATACCAAGTTGGATTATCTATCAATGATAAAATCTTCCTCATGCTTGTTTTGGCTTTGTTTAGAAGGCATTGTTGCTATCTATACAAACATACCTATTTAATTATGGACTATTATGATACATctacactaaaattaactatcaaattaactattagtataaaatacatgttaaaatataaatatatattaaaaatgaattaaattacatatgtatttatacacaaatatattgatagttgattttggtgtataaatagtatttttatttaattatttatttcttgttgATTGAATGTCAAGCataattcaattatttaaaaaaaaaacctaggGATTGGTTTTATACTTTTGGGCTTTGTGTGGATACTTGGTCTAAATTCTTGACAGCAATAATTTCTTGACAAGTATTGTGGATTCTGAATTGGAAACATTAAAGTGGGTGCGGAATATATGTACGTGGATTATATATTTATTGTCTTTAATATATCATCAATGATGAAATTAAGAATATTTTGGGAATTTTATGCATAGGTTGAGAGTGGTGCTGCCTCCAACTATGATATGCTGCGcaagaaagaagaacaaaaggCTCGTGAACTCAGGTATATATACAATGCAACAACCTAGCTAGCTGCTAGTGGTATTTGATTAATTAGAGATCCACATGTTTGATGCAATTTTAATTATACATACATATGAGTGATTATGAAATATATGGTCTAATTTGCAACTGTGAGATAGGCAGTTAAATGGTGAAGATCTTCAAGGATTGACACTAAACGAACTCAACAAATTAGAAGAGCAACTTATAAAAGGTCTCTCTAATGCTTCAAAAGTAAAGGTTTGATGAATTTCTGATGCTTTAGCACTTGCAGATTACTCATATATGATCATTTATATATCTTGCTGATGTAATATTAATGCCAATGTGTTTCATCAGGATGAATTATTTACACAAGAGATCTACACCCTTAAGAGAAAGGTAAAAGTATATAGCTAAACCAAACTCACTAGCTCATACATTTCAAATTCAAACCCATATGGttaatatgattttaatttgttCTACACATTTATAGTCTAATCATGAGAGAGAAATTATTGTTGTAGTCTACGATGCACGGATACTGACACGGGACACAGGACACGACACGACACAGGATAcgccgacacgcgaattttaaaatcttaaatgacacgggacacgcatatatataaaatataaagtatttttagataaattgtaatgatattttgatattttattgatattaaaatataaattaaaatttttaattatttttaatgtcttattttaattatatctttaaaatattttttgttttaataaataataatatatactatatctaaatttatttaagaatatatgttaagaataagactggacacgcggacacgtgatggtatttaagtgtgtccaggCGTGTCCgggaaagaatttttttattttttattaagacatggttggacacagcagacacgtgTATCAAACGAGTGTTGGTGAGTGTCGTATCCAAAATGTGTCGACATGCGGATACGATAACTCAGCGAAGTGTCCGTGCTTTATAGGTTGTAGTTAAAATACTTATTAGGACTTTTTTCCATTCTAAATGCCATATTCTTTTATTGAGTGGAGCATAAACTCACTAGTGTAATTTGCAGGGAGCAGTACTGACCGAAGAGAACCATAAATTGAAACAGGTAAAGGTTTCTCCGAACTCgtgctttaatttaatttgttaatattGCCTTTAAAATTAAACGATGATCTCATTAAGAATTATAATGATGGAATAGATATCATCAAGCTTTGC
This genomic window contains:
- the LOC112791301 gene encoding MADS-box protein AGL24; this translates as MTRKKIEIKKIDNISSRQVTFSKRRKGLFKKAQELNTLCDAEIALIVFSTTSKLFQYATSSMQQLIERRNQHSPIQKSDPPSAVLQVESGAASNYDMLRKKEEQKARELRQLNGEDLQGLTLNELNKLEEQLIKGLSNASKVKDELFTQEIYTLKRKGAVLTEENHKLKQISSSFANEQRSSFKSIVCNSSYLPEEDHGRDTNLKLGLP